One region of Oryza glaberrima chromosome 7, OglaRS2, whole genome shotgun sequence genomic DNA includes:
- the LOC127780254 gene encoding uncharacterized protein LOC127780254, which translates to MLAKERLRFLLLQASSKAVAMAARDRWRAAMADDDDERRRGFLTVSVEDLKAHYAGEPLSDAQMSALACAVDLAKDTGDWICWMCPDPQCMMVFLTAECFRSHVADEFFPDLQRSPPLVPERISEEQEAELIGSCAVKLAPSDDDDDESERFLSKIKSTLQRIKDKKALSVDLLDNLVEFTNRWTIEEETAAADPPQNPICSIAKLHPVALHVLALTLDTIMPGFFERSTMPGLSAGDDDAKLQDSYDHFDYVSVVREDFVPSIVVEEDALRIIIDGSYSNQDALFRWLSRPRRQDPVTSWNNMRQACLDNGARVLEKLIASAAALVEKIELKHGLIEMNTHESYFTKKAKLDIEILQLDAEVDDLKKKLVEVCTCDYRKVSLPAMKDYLWDKLRDDPPEKVYIMFRGW; encoded by the exons ATGCTCGCCAAGGAGCGGCTccggttcctcctcctccaggccTCGTCGAAggccgtcgccatggccgcccgcGATCGCTGGCGCGCGGCcatggccgacgacgacgacgagcgccgccgcggattCCTGACGGTGAGCGTCGAGGATCTGAAAGCGCACTACGCAGGAGAGCCACTCTCGGACGCTCAGATGAGCGCCCTCGCCTGCGCGGTGGACTTGGCCAAGGACACCGGAGATTGGATCTGCTGGATGTGCCCCGATCCGCAGTGCATGATGGTTTTCCTCACCGCGGAGTGCTTCCGGTCGCACGTCGCAGACGAGTTCTTCCCGGATCTCCAACGATCGCCGCCGCTCGTGCCGGAGAGAATATCCGAAGAACAAGAGGCAGAGCTGATCGGATCTTGCGCGGTTAAATTAGCGCCAtccgatgacgatgatgatgagagCGAGAGGTTCTTGAGCAAGATCAAGAGCACGCTCCAGCGCATCAAGGATAAGAAGGCACTGTCCGTCGATCTCTTGGATAACCTGGTCGAATTCACCAACAGATGGACGATTGAAGAAGAAACAGCTGCTGCTGATCCTCCCCAGAATCCTATCTGCAGCATCGCTAAGCTGCATCCCGTGGCGCTTCACGTCCTGGCACTCACTCTGGATACGATTATGCCTGGATTTTTTGAACGATCGACTATGCCTGGATTGAGCGCTGGTGATGATGATGCCAAGCTGCAGGATAGTTATGATCATTTTGATTATGTCTCGGTCGTTCGTGAGGATTTCGTTCCTTCCATAGTTGTCGAAGAGGATGCGTTAAGGATCATTATCGATGGTTCTTATAGCAATCAAGATGCTCTCTTTCGCTGGCTATCTAGACCTCGGAGACAAGACCCGGTTACTTCATGGAACAACATGAGGCAAGCCTGTCTTGATAACGGAGCTCGTGTCCTCGAAAAGTTGATTGCAAGTGCAGCTGCATTGGTAGAGAAAATCGAGCTAAAACATGGCTTAATAGAGATGAATACGCATGAAAGTTATTTTACTAAAAAG GCTAAATTAGATATCGAGATCTTGCAATTGGATGCCGAAGTTGATGATTTGAAGAAAAAGCTCGTGGAAGTCTGTACTTGTGATTATCGTAAAGTCAGCTTACCAGCCATGAAGGATTACCTATGG GATAAACTGCGCGATGATCCACCTGAAAAGGTATATATTATGTTCCGAGGATGGTAA